From Synechococcus sp. A10-1-5-1, a single genomic window includes:
- a CDS encoding DNA-directed RNA polymerase subunit omega: protein MYLGVNVSPKELAQRAENLVRHSSNRYLTTVRIAFRAKQRRFDDFDGLLEDSMVKPVQRAIIELSDEQDQPDLLPG from the coding sequence ATGTATCTCGGCGTCAACGTCAGCCCCAAAGAGCTCGCGCAGCGCGCTGAGAATCTCGTCCGGCATTCCAGCAACCGCTACCTGACCACCGTTCGCATTGCTTTCCGCGCCAAGCAGCGCCGATTCGATGATTTCGACGGACTGCTGGAGGATTCGATGGTCAAGCCCGTGCAGCGGGCCATCATCGAGCTGAGCGACGAGCAGGATCAGCCTGACCTGCTGCCCGGCTAG
- a CDS encoding DUF1818 family protein, with protein MTLIQREGEGWRLAWDAGRHPFSVLIGGEGWAAELNEAEAFSLRDGLSDLIAQHRQLIDQLMPEEAIELELEREGWWICLDGDRQGWTLRVMLSPESGQRAIEGSWSREAAAGFTAALAQLHGQP; from the coding sequence GTGACCTTGATTCAGCGTGAAGGAGAAGGGTGGCGGTTGGCTTGGGATGCCGGCCGTCACCCTTTTTCAGTGCTGATTGGTGGTGAAGGCTGGGCGGCCGAGCTCAATGAAGCTGAAGCCTTCAGCCTCCGGGATGGCCTCAGCGATCTGATCGCCCAGCACCGTCAGTTGATCGATCAGTTGATGCCCGAAGAGGCGATCGAACTGGAACTCGAGCGGGAGGGCTGGTGGATCTGCCTCGATGGCGATCGCCAGGGCTGGACCCTGCGGGTGATGCTCAGCCCGGAGTCCGGGCAGCGGGCGATCGAGGGCAGCTGGAGCCGTGAGGCCGCCGCCGGCTTTACTGCGGCTCTGGCGCAGCTCCATGGCCAGCCGTGA
- a CDS encoding NAD(P)-dependent oxidoreductase, with translation MAIALFGTGLLGGAIASRLLEGDQELWVWNRTPERCQPLIQAGARSASTPQEVAGQADWLITVLSDGPSTQALLLEELDQQLAGRCVIQMATIAPEQSQALAAEVEARGGRYLEAPVLGSKPEALVGRLQLMAGGQPEVFAAAAPILNQLSEAPRRLGAVGSAMACKLALNQLIASLTHAFSLSLHLVQNRGVEVESFMEILRGSALYAPTFDKKLERELQGDYGNPNFPTAHLRKDLALFLETSQATGLNSEGLEGLLRLLQRATGAGLDGLDYCALHALTAGHGAAPEPQ, from the coding sequence ATGGCCATCGCCCTGTTTGGAACCGGCCTCCTGGGGGGAGCCATCGCCAGTCGCCTACTGGAGGGTGATCAGGAGCTCTGGGTCTGGAACCGAACACCAGAGCGCTGCCAACCCTTGATTCAGGCCGGGGCCCGGAGTGCCTCCACACCCCAGGAGGTCGCCGGGCAGGCGGACTGGTTGATCACGGTGCTCAGCGATGGACCCAGCACCCAGGCGCTGCTCCTGGAAGAGCTGGACCAGCAGCTGGCCGGGCGTTGCGTGATTCAGATGGCCACGATCGCTCCCGAACAGAGCCAGGCCTTGGCCGCCGAAGTGGAAGCACGGGGCGGTCGCTACCTGGAAGCCCCAGTCCTGGGGAGCAAACCGGAGGCCCTTGTCGGTCGCCTGCAGCTGATGGCGGGTGGCCAGCCAGAGGTCTTTGCCGCGGCCGCACCGATCCTGAACCAGCTCAGCGAAGCCCCTCGGCGACTCGGGGCGGTCGGCAGTGCCATGGCCTGCAAGTTGGCTCTCAACCAGCTGATCGCCAGCCTCACCCATGCGTTCAGCCTCTCGCTGCATCTGGTGCAGAACAGAGGAGTTGAGGTGGAGAGCTTCATGGAGATCCTCAGGGGGAGCGCCCTCTATGCACCGACCTTCGACAAGAAATTGGAGCGGGAACTCCAGGGCGACTACGGCAACCCCAATTTCCCCACGGCCCACCTGCGCAAGGATCTGGCGCTTTTCCTGGAGACCTCCCAAGCCACGGGGCTCAACAGCGAAGGGCTTGAGGGACTACTGCGCCTGCTGCAACGGGCCACTGGAGCCGGACTGGATGGACTGGATTACTGCGCCCTGCACGCCCTCACGGCTGGCCATGGAGCTGCGCCAGAGCCGCAGTAA
- a CDS encoding DUF2811 domain-containing protein — translation MEATGTVSMCAEVPEPLLQSMQGFIEAHPNWDQYRLFQAALAGFLVQNGVQTREITRCYLANLFPQQSRFTEPLA, via the coding sequence ATGGAAGCAACTGGCACGGTGAGCATGTGCGCTGAGGTTCCCGAGCCCCTGCTTCAGTCCATGCAGGGCTTCATTGAGGCCCACCCCAATTGGGACCAGTACCGCCTCTTCCAGGCCGCTCTGGCGGGTTTCCTGGTGCAGAACGGGGTGCAGACCCGCGAGATCACCCGTTGCTATCTGGCCAACCTCTTCCCGCAGCAATCGCGCTT